From Anopheles funestus chromosome 3RL, idAnoFuneDA-416_04, whole genome shotgun sequence, a single genomic window includes:
- the LOC125767077 gene encoding cytosolic Fe-S cluster assembly factor NUBP2 homolog gives MLDKVKHIILVLSGKGGVGKSTVSTQLALALAEADHKVGLLDIDLCGPSVPYLLGLEDQDVHQCDDGWVPVYTSAEKKLAVMSIGFLLKNRSDAVIWRGPKKTAMIKQFLEDVNWDELDYLIIDTPPGTSDEHITVMECLKTVNTDGAIIVTTPQEMALEDVRKEVTFCKKTGINILGIVENMSGFVCPNCSECTNIFSSGGGHSLAELAKVPHLGTLPIDPRVGELAGTGKSCVKELPNCTTTEVLQKIVRTITVGAE, from the exons ATGTTGGATAAAGTGAAACACATCATTTTAGTACTTTCCGGTAAGGGTGGTGTAGGAAAATCTACCGTCAGCACACAGCTTGCCTTAGCTTTAGCGGAAGCAGATCATAAG GTTGGCCTGCTTGATATAGACTTATGTGGACCCTCTGTACCGTACCTGCTAGGGCTTGAAGATCAAGATGTGCACCAGTGTGATGATGGCTGGGTGCCGGTATACACCAGTGCCGAGAAAAAGTTGGCCGTCATGTCAATCGGCTTTCTGCTCAAGAATCGTTCCGATGCCGTCATCTGGCGGGGTCCGAAAAAGACCGCCATGATAAAGCAATTTCTCGAGGATGTGAATTGGGACGAGTTGGATTATCTTATCATTGATACACCGCCGGGAACATCGGATGAACACATCACCGTGATGGAATGTTTGAAAACAGTCAACACAGATGGTGCGATTATAGTGACTACCCCGCAAGAAATGGCACTGGAGGACGTGCGAAAGGAGGTGACATTCTGCAAGAAGACAGGCATCAACATTCTAGGGATTGTCGAGAATATGAGTGGGTTTGTGTGTCCAAACTGTTCGGAATGtactaacattttctcgtcCGGCGGTGGTCACTCACTGGCGGAGCTGGCAAAGGTGCCCCACCTTGGCACGTTGCCAATCGATCCACGTGTCGGTGAACTCGCCGGTACGGGCAAATCGTGCGTAAAAGAACTACCAAACTGTACCACAACCGAGGTGCTGCAGAAGATTGTGCGGACAATAACGGTTGGAGcggaataa
- the LOC125767051 gene encoding ceramide phosphoethanolamine synthase, which produces MVGPSSQVSKILLSLLFLLIAFFAWMDVNLYIRIQDYPIRDTDPFLMAANSTLLKPVPGGSHASTVTSPVLAPSSSMPLQLNRHIVRYEDVAWVNCDLNPLCDVTVKAMMLDHTNHYLFAPIATIVDNVAGFSKGDLVTPNMISFFHVFVAIAAGRMIASDSLGYRRIGVVLFQFRTFLDDLDGHVARAKKHIRGERSDIGSAGYYIDGICDGLGCIALMIGVFVFLKNNPPRRGYTQLQSIIPVAESKSSESGVIYKVKVTTKKVARKVLCYTGMLLLSSTGWNRYIAIYQDMLERENVTPAQYLHQESVFRSTGFFFIAWLWRIFNVHALLHFLLLSVFCDKLWEYLRMIQYAGYVALLVIISVAEMHLLGVQNFIYKSLTVNNTSL; this is translated from the coding sequence ATGGTCGGTCCTAGCTCGCAGGTCAGCAAAATATTGCTGTCCCTGCTGTTTCTGCTGATAGCATTCTTCGCCTGGATGGATGTGAATCTGTACATTCGCATCCAGGACTACCCGATACGGGATACCGATCCGTTCCTGATGGCGGCCAACAGTACGCTGCTGAAACCGGTACCGGGTGGTAGCCATGCCAGTACGGTCACATCGCCCGTACTGGCACCTTCGTCCTCGATGCCGCTGCAGCTCAATCGACACATCGTCCGGTACGAGGATGTGGCGTGGGTAAATTGCGATCTAAATCCGCTGTGCGACGTTACCGTGAAGGCGATGATGCTGGACCACACGAACCACTATCTGTTCGCACCGATCGCAACGATCGTGGACAATGTGGCCGGCTTTTCCAAGGGTGATCTGGTAACGCCCAACATGATCTCGTTTTTCCACGTGTTCGTTGCGATAGCGGCCGGCCGGATGATCGCGTCCGATTCGCTCGGTTATCGCCGGATCGGTGTGGTACTGTTTCAGTTCCGCACGTTTCTGGACGATCTGGACGGGCATGTGGCACGGGCAAAGAAGCACATCCGGGGCGAACGTTCGGACATTGGTTCGGCCGGGTACTACATCGATGGGATCTGCGATGGGCTCGGGTGTATTGCGCTCATGATTggggtttttgtatttttgaaaaataatccaCCACGGCGTGGTTACACCCAGCTCCAGTCCATCATACCGGTGGCGGAATCGAAAAGCTCCGAATCGGGCGTCATTTACAAGGTGAAGGTAACGACGAAGAAGGTTGCCCGCAAGGTGCTGTGCTACACCGGCATGCTGTTGCTTAGCTCGACCGGTTGGAACCGGTACATCGCCATCTACCAGGATATGCTCGAGCGGGAGAATGTAACGCCGGCCCAGTACCTGCACCAGGAGTCGGTGTTCCGCTCGACCGGGTTCTTCTTCATTGCCTGGCTGTGGCGCATCTTTAACGTCCACGCGCTGCTCCACTTTCTGCTGCTGAGCGTCTTCTGTGATAAGCTGTGGGAGTACCTGCGGATGATCCAGTACGCCGGGTACGTTGCGCTGCTGGTCATTATCAGCGTTGCCGAGATGCATCTGCTCGGTGTGCAGAACTTTATCTACAAATCGCTTACGGTGAACAATACCTCGTTGTGA